A genome region from Myroides fluvii includes the following:
- a CDS encoding phosphoribosyltransferase family protein: MTQKIILNKEQIGFKTKRIAYQIYETFSHEQEIVIAGVANSGFIFAQKIAKVLEEIATIEVKLCEVQIDKANPINPIRTSLTPEEYTGKAIILVDDVLNSGATLIYGVKHFLDVPIKKMKTAVLIDRNHKTYPIKADYKGLSLSTSLLEHIQVVFTDEDEYAYLS, from the coding sequence ATGACACAAAAAATCATTTTAAATAAAGAGCAGATTGGATTCAAAACAAAGCGCATTGCGTATCAGATTTACGAAACCTTTTCTCACGAGCAAGAAATAGTAATTGCAGGTGTAGCAAATAGCGGTTTTATCTTTGCTCAAAAAATAGCCAAAGTATTAGAAGAGATTGCAACGATTGAAGTAAAACTATGTGAAGTACAAATAGATAAAGCAAACCCAATCAATCCAATCCGCACTTCTTTGACACCAGAGGAATATACAGGCAAAGCAATCATCTTGGTTGACGATGTTTTAAACTCAGGTGCCACATTAATTTATGGTGTAAAACACTTCTTAGATGTGCCAATAAAGAAAATGAAAACTGCGGTCTTAATTGATCGCAATCACAAGACCTATCCAATTAAGGCGGATTATAAAGGCTTATCTCTATCTACTTCTCTGTTGGAGCATATTCAGGTTGTTTTTACAGATGAAGATGAATATGCGTATTTGAGTTAG
- a CDS encoding shikimate kinase: protein MEKIIILGYMGAGKSTIAQHLAQELQLSYYDLDHEIEKQQQQKIAAIFATKGEVYFRKIEHQVLQQLLQQKERAIISLGGGTPCYANNHLLLQQEGVQSFYLKASIQTLTQRLEKEKEHRPLLQTNTEDTLETFIAKHLFDRSYFYYQAKHIVVVDDKSVAQLVHEITAILVN from the coding sequence ATGGAAAAAATAATTATTTTAGGTTATATGGGAGCAGGAAAATCTACAATTGCTCAACATTTGGCACAAGAACTACAACTTTCTTACTATGATCTAGACCATGAAATTGAAAAACAGCAACAACAAAAGATAGCCGCTATTTTCGCCACAAAAGGAGAAGTGTACTTTCGAAAAATTGAACACCAAGTCTTACAACAACTTTTACAACAAAAAGAACGCGCAATTATTAGCTTAGGAGGAGGAACGCCTTGCTATGCTAACAATCACCTCCTCCTACAACAAGAAGGCGTTCAATCGTTTTATTTAAAAGCTTCCATTCAAACACTAACACAACGACTAGAAAAAGAAAAAGAGCATCGACCGCTGTTGCAAACCAACACAGAAGATACTCTTGAAACTTTTATTGCGAAACACTTATTTGATCGAAGCTATTTTTATTATCAAGCAAAACACATTGTTGTTGTTGATGATAAATCCGTAGCTCAACTTGTACATGAGATAACAGCTATACTTGTGAACTAA